One genomic segment of Mesoterricola silvestris includes these proteins:
- the pal gene encoding peptidoglycan-associated lipoprotein Pal, with protein MRFVRNLIPLSVVLTLGIGVACKKPAPAPVEPPKPTAPAGPTQEEIDAQKRAAEEAARRKAEAEAEAARKAAAAAEAEKAAAYQRAADAALKNINFAFDKSDIREADKGKLQAIADFMKAYPQAKVQIAGHCDERGTVEYNLALGERRSHAAQAYLVGLGVASDRLTTISYGKEKPLVTGKDEASWLENRRDEFKLQ; from the coding sequence ATGCGCTTCGTTCGAAACCTCATTCCTCTCTCTGTGGTGCTGACCCTGGGAATTGGCGTGGCCTGCAAGAAGCCCGCCCCCGCGCCCGTCGAGCCCCCCAAGCCCACCGCGCCGGCCGGCCCGACCCAGGAAGAGATCGATGCCCAGAAGCGCGCCGCTGAGGAAGCTGCCCGCCGCAAGGCCGAAGCCGAGGCCGAGGCCGCCCGCAAGGCCGCCGCCGCCGCCGAGGCCGAGAAGGCCGCCGCCTACCAGCGCGCCGCCGACGCCGCCCTCAAGAACATCAACTTCGCCTTCGACAAGTCCGATATCCGCGAAGCGGACAAGGGCAAGCTCCAGGCCATCGCCGATTTCATGAAGGCCTATCCCCAGGCCAAGGTCCAGATCGCGGGCCACTGCGACGAGCGCGGCACGGTCGAGTACAACCTCGCCCTGGGCGAGCGCCGCTCCCATGCCGCCCAGGCCTACCTGGTGGGCCTCGGCGTCGCCTCCGACCGCCTCACGACCATCAGCTACGGCAAGGAGAAGCCCCTGGTCACCGGCAAGGACGAAGCGAGCTGGCTTGAGAACCGCCGCGACGAGTTCAAGCTCCAGTAG
- a CDS encoding tetratricopeptide repeat protein, with protein sequence MINRAMLSTLTLTGALLCVGCSSEDRLKKVEDQVTDLKVEIFKLRSQMEDGNKKAADERQASEVSRAQDRRFQADLQETMRQLQDSTRVLNNRLGDAVAAPRRPAARPQAAEEPPAASSDDEKAFNSAVLDYNRGNYALAADGLSLFLKAHPQSPRASDALFYLGLSSYNQKAYDKAQPSFERILKEYPTSNQFLPAKLKRAQCLLKQGLKPAAIKAFKEITDNFRGTPEARTAKQELDDLGF encoded by the coding sequence ATGATCAATCGGGCCATGCTCTCCACCCTGACGCTGACCGGTGCGCTGCTCTGCGTCGGGTGTTCCTCCGAGGACCGCCTCAAGAAGGTCGAGGACCAGGTCACGGACCTCAAGGTGGAAATCTTCAAGCTGCGCAGCCAGATGGAGGACGGCAACAAGAAGGCCGCGGACGAACGCCAGGCCTCCGAGGTCTCCCGGGCCCAGGACCGGCGCTTCCAGGCCGATCTCCAGGAAACCATGCGCCAGCTCCAGGACAGCACCCGGGTGCTCAACAACCGCCTGGGCGACGCCGTCGCCGCGCCGCGGCGCCCCGCCGCCCGCCCCCAGGCCGCCGAGGAGCCCCCGGCGGCCTCCTCCGACGACGAGAAGGCCTTCAATTCCGCCGTGCTGGACTACAACCGCGGCAACTACGCCCTGGCCGCCGACGGCCTGTCCCTGTTCCTGAAGGCCCACCCCCAGAGCCCCCGGGCCTCGGACGCCCTCTTCTACCTGGGCCTCTCCTCCTACAACCAGAAGGCCTACGACAAGGCCCAGCCCTCCTTCGAGCGCATCCTGAAGGAGTACCCCACCTCCAACCAGTTCCTCCCCGCCAAGCTCAAGCGCGCCCAGTGCCTCCTGAAGCAGGGTCTCAAGCCCGCCGCCATCAAGGCCTTCAAGGAGATCACGGACAACTTCCGCGGCACCCCCGAAGCCCGCACCGCCAAACAGGAACTGGACGACCTGGGCTTCTAG
- a CDS encoding response regulator transcription factor: MAHLLVVEDELELQQLLVTNLEYEGFSVEVADDGVPALAAHARRRADLILLDLMLPRLDGFKVLEELRKANDDVPVLMLTARGAEADRVKGLSLGADDYLVKPFSVLELVARIRAILRRTRQAEPPKVLTSGPYRFDFAAMTATRDGRNLELTSREMRILEILVTYPGRTHSRSDLLRLAWEADARPSPRTVDVHVANLRKKLGDDDKNRHIATVGGEGYRWTG, from the coding sequence TTGGCACACCTCCTTGTGGTCGAAGACGAGTTGGAACTTCAGCAGCTGCTCGTCACGAATCTGGAATATGAAGGCTTCTCCGTGGAGGTGGCGGACGACGGGGTTCCGGCCCTGGCGGCCCACGCCCGGCGCCGGGCGGACCTCATCCTCCTGGACCTGATGCTGCCCCGGCTGGACGGCTTCAAGGTCCTGGAGGAGCTGCGCAAGGCCAACGACGATGTGCCGGTCCTCATGCTCACCGCCAGGGGCGCCGAGGCCGACCGGGTCAAGGGGCTCAGCCTGGGCGCCGACGACTACCTGGTGAAACCCTTTTCGGTGCTGGAACTGGTGGCCCGCATCCGGGCCATCCTCCGCCGCACCCGCCAGGCGGAGCCGCCCAAGGTGCTCACCAGCGGCCCCTACCGCTTCGATTTCGCCGCCATGACCGCCACCCGGGACGGCCGGAACCTGGAACTCACCAGCCGGGAAATGCGCATCCTGGAGATCCTGGTCACCTACCCCGGCCGTACCCACAGCCGCTCGGACCTCCTGCGCCTGGCCTGGGAGGCCGACGCACGCCCTTCCCCCCGCACGGTGGATGTGCACGTGGCCAACCTGCGCAAGAAACTCGGCGATGATGACAAGAACCGCCACATCGCCACGGTGGGGGGGGAAGGCTACCGCTGGACCGGCTGA
- a CDS encoding sensor histidine kinase, producing the protein MTVRRVARFRPIREQDNRNSGRWTFVRKGLLRILDLLAVSMVVLLVVAPFVWRKMKADKVVDAWTQPRMSEISRVEKDWMTLPRLPDFSRGDEPVVREFLKAEPLVLALRSRSAPRTLWIRRDDILTRAEGAPEAAILDGWFSRAEKDQVFISLPADILPGEARSGPKVVLQGDRWAVAKAWREGSPEVEQFLRNHFGPTRSFRVVLLKDGDEARKDLKPQPWGAEPHIQGDPYWGVHSAFSVQLISNEFPGWTFTVIPFRAEGRAIQLQMRLQFALAAALALLVGLSLVLGLWLRARARRKATLDADRMASMTHSLKTPLAILKFRCDTLRLGRLPPDQLDSQLIQIGEEADRLSAIIENALMAIQGPAESGPQQAVSPQWVQGVAEDLAPAFEAENRRLVLKCTDQAGKAALPSLRAALFTLVENALFHGAGTVTVETSRVRKRFLIKVSDQGPGLDAMDMRTLGRPFMRIRERGKEGFRKEGQGLGLSLLIKVVEREGWGLTFASEPGRGLCATLEIQTASQ; encoded by the coding sequence ATGACGGTTCGGCGCGTCGCCCGTTTTCGCCCCATCCGCGAACAGGACAACCGGAATTCCGGCCGTTGGACCTTCGTGCGCAAGGGCCTGCTGCGGATCCTGGACCTGCTGGCCGTGTCCATGGTGGTGCTGCTGGTGGTGGCCCCCTTCGTCTGGCGGAAGATGAAGGCCGACAAGGTGGTCGACGCCTGGACGCAGCCGAGGATGAGCGAGATCTCCCGGGTGGAGAAGGACTGGATGACCCTGCCCCGCCTGCCGGACTTCAGCCGCGGGGACGAACCGGTGGTGCGGGAATTCCTCAAGGCCGAACCCCTGGTCCTGGCCCTGAGGAGCCGTTCGGCTCCGCGGACGCTATGGATCCGCCGGGACGACATCCTCACCCGGGCGGAGGGAGCCCCCGAAGCCGCCATCCTGGACGGCTGGTTTTCCCGGGCGGAAAAAGACCAGGTATTCATCTCCCTGCCCGCGGACATCCTGCCGGGGGAAGCGCGCAGCGGCCCCAAGGTGGTGCTGCAGGGGGACCGGTGGGCCGTGGCCAAGGCCTGGCGGGAAGGCAGCCCGGAAGTGGAGCAGTTCCTGCGCAACCACTTCGGGCCCACCCGCAGCTTCCGGGTGGTGCTGCTCAAGGACGGCGACGAGGCCCGCAAGGATCTCAAGCCCCAGCCCTGGGGCGCGGAGCCCCACATCCAGGGGGACCCGTACTGGGGGGTCCATTCCGCCTTCTCGGTGCAGCTCATCAGCAATGAATTCCCCGGATGGACCTTCACCGTCATTCCGTTCCGGGCCGAGGGAAGGGCCATCCAGCTCCAGATGCGCCTGCAGTTCGCCCTGGCCGCCGCCCTGGCCCTCCTGGTGGGGCTTTCCCTGGTGCTGGGCCTCTGGCTCCGGGCCCGGGCCCGGCGCAAGGCCACCCTGGACGCGGACCGCATGGCCTCCATGACCCACAGCCTGAAGACGCCCCTGGCCATCCTCAAGTTCCGGTGCGACACCCTGCGCCTGGGGCGCCTGCCCCCGGACCAGCTGGATTCGCAATTGATCCAGATCGGCGAGGAAGCCGACCGGCTGTCGGCGATCATCGAGAACGCCCTCATGGCCATCCAGGGCCCCGCGGAATCCGGTCCCCAGCAGGCCGTGAGCCCCCAATGGGTGCAGGGCGTGGCCGAGGACCTGGCCCCCGCCTTCGAGGCGGAGAACCGGCGCCTGGTGCTGAAGTGCACGGACCAGGCCGGCAAGGCCGCCCTGCCCTCCCTGCGGGCGGCCCTCTTCACCCTGGTGGAGAACGCGCTGTTCCACGGCGCGGGGACCGTTACCGTGGAAACCTCGCGGGTGCGCAAGCGCTTCCTCATCAAGGTGAGCGACCAGGGTCCCGGACTGGACGCCATGGACATGCGCACCCTGGGCCGCCCCTTCATGCGCATCCGGGAAAGGGGCAAGGAAGGCTTCCGCAAGGAGGGCCAGGGCCTGGGCCTCAGCCTGCTCATCAAGGTCGTGGAGCGGGAGGGCTGGGGGCTGACCTTCGCCTCCGAACCGGGCCGGGGCCTTTGCGCAACCCTGGAAATCCAAACCGCATCCCAATAG
- a CDS encoding aspartate:alanine exchanger family transporter, producing the protein MAFVTHLLAHNPLLMLFAVVALGYPISKIRVAGASFGIASILFAGIALGAVVVTPGLDPVVKKDISREMKLIYELGLAIFVYAMGLAIAHSFWASFSKEGIKKNAVVAVVMFTSTALVVVLAKALRFDSRYAAGLLAGSFTNMPALAGVIEALKRTTSDALVIAQPTVASAIAYPIGVLVPMLSIPLSRRIFKVDLEREAASLHGSSAGSSHLKARTIEVEARAAGRTHVDLREQANCKVVFNRLRRGGEFFLAPLDVALEEGDLLVVVGTPEDVERAQAFLGRKSDIALQHDISEYDSTRVFVSNHDLIGRPLRDLQLPEKHNCMVSRLRRGDVWFVPDADTVLELGDRIRVATARDNIAAVEELFGDSYRELSEASFLTFAMGMALGLAVGQIPIPLGHGIIFKLGFAGGPLVVGLALGRFHKMGHFVWNIPYSANHTIRQFGLVLFAAGIGVISGEGFRQILARNISWLPIFMASALMVATVADTLAYWLGHKVFRIPLSLLFGIVAGTHTQPVVLGYATQQSKNDLPNVGFAAVYPLATILKIVLAQALLAMAL; encoded by the coding sequence ATGGCCTTCGTGACCCATCTGCTCGCCCACAACCCCCTGCTGATGCTCTTCGCGGTGGTGGCCCTGGGCTACCCCATCTCGAAGATCCGGGTGGCCGGGGCCTCCTTCGGCATCGCCAGCATCCTTTTCGCGGGCATCGCCCTGGGCGCCGTGGTGGTCACCCCCGGCCTGGACCCGGTGGTGAAGAAGGACATCTCCCGGGAGATGAAGCTCATCTACGAGCTGGGCCTGGCCATCTTCGTCTACGCCATGGGCCTGGCCATCGCCCACAGCTTCTGGGCCTCGTTCAGCAAGGAGGGCATCAAGAAGAACGCCGTCGTGGCGGTGGTGATGTTCACCAGCACGGCGCTGGTGGTGGTCCTGGCCAAGGCGCTGCGCTTCGACAGCCGCTACGCGGCGGGCCTGCTGGCGGGCTCGTTCACCAACATGCCCGCCCTGGCCGGCGTCATCGAGGCCCTCAAGCGCACCACCTCCGACGCCCTGGTCATCGCGCAGCCCACGGTGGCCAGCGCCATCGCCTACCCCATTGGCGTGCTGGTGCCCATGCTCAGCATTCCCCTGAGCCGGAGGATCTTCAAGGTGGACCTGGAGCGGGAGGCCGCCTCCCTCCACGGCTCCAGCGCCGGCTCCAGCCACCTGAAGGCCCGCACCATCGAGGTGGAGGCCCGGGCCGCGGGCCGCACCCACGTGGATCTCCGGGAACAGGCCAACTGCAAGGTGGTGTTCAACCGCCTCCGGCGGGGTGGGGAGTTCTTCCTGGCCCCGCTGGACGTGGCCCTGGAGGAGGGCGACCTGCTGGTGGTGGTGGGCACCCCCGAGGACGTGGAGCGCGCCCAGGCCTTCCTGGGCCGCAAATCGGACATCGCACTGCAGCACGACATCAGCGAGTACGACTCCACCCGGGTCTTCGTGAGCAACCACGATCTCATCGGGCGCCCCCTGCGGGACCTGCAGCTGCCCGAGAAGCACAACTGCATGGTCAGCCGCCTCCGCCGGGGCGACGTGTGGTTCGTGCCCGACGCCGACACCGTGCTGGAGCTGGGCGACCGCATCCGCGTGGCCACCGCCCGGGACAACATCGCGGCCGTGGAGGAGCTCTTCGGGGACAGCTACCGGGAGCTCTCCGAGGCCAGCTTCCTCACCTTCGCCATGGGCATGGCCCTGGGCCTGGCCGTGGGCCAGATCCCCATCCCCCTGGGCCACGGCATCATCTTCAAGCTGGGCTTCGCCGGCGGGCCCCTGGTGGTGGGCCTCGCCCTGGGCCGCTTCCACAAGATGGGCCACTTCGTGTGGAACATCCCCTACAGCGCCAACCACACCATCCGCCAGTTCGGCCTGGTGCTCTTCGCCGCCGGCATCGGCGTGATCTCCGGGGAAGGCTTCCGCCAGATCCTGGCCCGCAACATCAGCTGGCTGCCCATCTTCATGGCCTCGGCCCTGATGGTGGCCACCGTCGCCGACACCCTGGCCTACTGGCTCGGGCACAAGGTCTTCCGCATCCCCTTGAGCCTGCTCTTCGGCATCGTGGCGGGCACCCACACCCAGCCGGTGGTGCTGGGCTACGCCACCCAGCAGTCCAAGAACGACCTGCCCAACGTGGGGTTCGCCGCGGTGTACCCCCTGGCGACGATCCTCAAGATCGTGCTGGCCCAGGCGCTGCTGGCCATGGCGCTCTAG
- a CDS encoding HhH-GPD family protein, with amino-acid sequence MPFAPATALLAPLAPWFDARRRPMPWRAGDLDAPHPDPYAVLVSEIMLQQTQVATVIPYFTRWMERFPDAEALAAATEDEVHGLWAGLGYYRRARNLQAAARAIAGAGFPRTLEGLLELPGLGPYTAAAVAAQAFQLPTPALDGNAFRVAARVLALEGDPRRHAAALRDWLAPALAAHGPSRLTQAVMELGATVCTPVPRCASCPLLGACAARARGLQERIPPVQPRAKVTEAEIHLAAIRSPRGWLLCPPASRGLLAGLWSWPRAEAAPELEGAAEAASGYGLEARELPGWVQVYSHRRETVRPIVARMASAPGAQGLEWVPGERLPELPMGRRDQKLRAALDAPGTPLTGAGLAALRTILDEGVSANPRS; translated from the coding sequence ATGCCCTTCGCCCCGGCCACCGCCCTCCTCGCTCCCCTCGCGCCCTGGTTCGACGCCCGGCGCCGGCCCATGCCCTGGCGGGCCGGGGACCTGGATGCGCCCCACCCCGACCCCTACGCCGTGCTGGTGTCGGAGATCATGCTGCAGCAGACCCAGGTGGCCACGGTGATCCCGTACTTCACGCGGTGGATGGAGCGCTTCCCGGACGCCGAGGCCCTGGCCGCGGCCACGGAGGACGAGGTGCACGGCCTCTGGGCGGGCCTCGGCTACTACCGCCGGGCCCGCAACCTCCAGGCCGCGGCCCGGGCCATCGCCGGGGCCGGCTTCCCGCGCACCCTCGAAGGCCTCCTGGAACTGCCGGGCCTGGGCCCCTACACCGCGGCCGCCGTGGCCGCCCAGGCCTTCCAGCTGCCCACCCCCGCCCTGGACGGCAACGCCTTCCGGGTGGCGGCGCGGGTACTCGCCCTGGAGGGCGATCCCCGCCGCCACGCCGCCGCCCTCCGGGACTGGCTCGCCCCGGCCCTGGCCGCCCACGGCCCCTCGCGGCTCACCCAGGCCGTGATGGAACTGGGGGCGACCGTGTGCACCCCGGTGCCGCGCTGCGCCTCCTGCCCCCTCCTGGGGGCCTGCGCGGCCCGCGCCCGGGGCCTCCAGGAACGCATCCCCCCGGTCCAGCCCCGCGCGAAGGTCACCGAGGCCGAGATCCACCTGGCGGCCATCCGGTCCCCCCGGGGCTGGCTGCTGTGCCCACCGGCCTCCCGGGGCCTGCTGGCGGGCCTCTGGAGCTGGCCCCGGGCGGAGGCCGCGCCGGAGCTGGAAGGCGCCGCGGAAGCGGCCTCGGGCTACGGCCTGGAAGCCCGGGAGCTGCCGGGGTGGGTCCAGGTCTACTCCCACCGCCGCGAGACGGTCCGCCCCATCGTGGCGCGCATGGCCTCGGCCCCCGGGGCCCAGGGGCTGGAATGGGTCCCCGGGGAGCGCCTGCCGGAGCTGCCCATGGGCCGGCGCGACCAGAAGCTCCGCGCGGCCCTGGACGCCCCGGGCACACCGCTCACCGGGGCGGGGCTTGCGGCGCTGCGGACGATCCTCGACGAGGGAGTGTCGGCAAACCCTAGATCTTGA
- the secG gene encoding preprotein translocase subunit SecG, whose product MNGLLLTLHVIVSLLLIGVILLQPGSKGGGLGATFGGGGANSAFGARGAAPFLAKFTYYLAAGFMVTSLVIEVLVVKANRSVLDRAAAVKTAPAKPAPVVPMPAIPAAPDKK is encoded by the coding sequence ATGAACGGATTGCTGTTGACTTTGCACGTGATCGTGAGCCTGCTGCTCATCGGAGTCATCCTGCTCCAGCCCGGTTCCAAGGGCGGCGGGCTGGGTGCCACCTTCGGCGGGGGCGGGGCGAATTCCGCCTTCGGAGCCCGGGGCGCCGCGCCCTTCCTGGCCAAGTTCACCTACTACCTCGCGGCGGGCTTCATGGTCACCTCCCTGGTGATCGAAGTGCTGGTCGTGAAGGCGAACCGTTCGGTGCTGGACCGCGCCGCGGCCGTGAAGACCGCGCCCGCCAAGCCCGCCCCCGTGGTTCCCATGCCCGCGATCCCGGCGGCCCCCGACAAAAAGTGA
- a CDS encoding tetratricopeptide repeat protein produces MPRQWLRLLDPDIHQLRQEDGKSLAGSLSYGRALNGRSLHEEAQAVLDKALALDRGDGDLWFERIMAQGDHGTLEDLDELYAQLATLRAEHPQDPAVLRNMGFVRTLQQRSDDAEILLRQALSANGADPKALELMGLLFIQRESPQEAKTWLLKALSLQPRDPRSLRLLGITCMDLGDSKSAEVQFMAALEQDPDYFWGWHSLGELLLKRGDLEEGLRCIHRARCIQPREPASYFILSELFSEQGHMELAQGELHQLTSMTAPTEVLSEAYSMLGEIRRDLGDPEGATCYFSLASETDPGSADPWAALGDMARAECHWDEALRCYQEALARRPGAADLLVQTGYAHLHLNLPQEAEGLFLAALEADPGEYSAYLGLSECYRNLQRAEDQLAMVRLAMELAPEDPDVWNARGVALEVAGKAREATEAYEHALGLFPMHRKAANNLGFLLEKRMQAGETDLHDRAMEAWKRRLLICRDEGQSLKMATEHLVKLGVGEDTIRRWLERDPAPGS; encoded by the coding sequence ATGCCCCGTCAATGGCTCCGGCTGCTGGACCCCGACATTCACCAACTCCGCCAGGAAGACGGCAAATCCCTCGCCGGCAGCCTGAGCTATGGCCGCGCCCTCAACGGGCGGAGCCTCCACGAGGAGGCCCAGGCGGTCCTGGACAAGGCCCTGGCCCTGGACCGGGGCGACGGCGACCTCTGGTTCGAGCGCATCATGGCCCAGGGCGACCACGGCACCCTGGAGGACCTGGATGAGCTCTACGCGCAGCTGGCGACGCTGCGCGCCGAACACCCCCAGGACCCCGCGGTGCTGCGCAACATGGGCTTCGTGCGCACCCTGCAGCAGCGCTCCGACGACGCCGAGATCCTCCTGCGCCAGGCACTATCGGCCAACGGCGCCGACCCCAAGGCCCTGGAGCTCATGGGGCTCCTTTTCATCCAGCGGGAAAGTCCCCAGGAGGCCAAGACCTGGCTCCTGAAGGCCCTCAGCCTCCAGCCCCGGGATCCCCGCTCCCTGCGGCTCCTGGGCATCACCTGCATGGACCTGGGGGACTCCAAGTCCGCCGAAGTGCAGTTCATGGCCGCCCTGGAACAGGACCCCGACTACTTCTGGGGCTGGCACAGCCTGGGCGAGCTGCTCCTCAAGCGGGGGGACCTGGAGGAAGGCCTCCGGTGCATCCACCGGGCCCGCTGCATCCAGCCCCGGGAACCCGCCAGCTACTTCATCCTGTCCGAGCTCTTCTCCGAGCAGGGCCACATGGAGCTGGCCCAGGGCGAGCTGCACCAGCTCACCTCCATGACCGCCCCCACCGAGGTGCTGTCCGAGGCCTACTCCATGCTGGGCGAGATCCGGCGGGACCTGGGCGACCCGGAGGGCGCCACCTGCTACTTCTCCCTGGCCTCCGAGACGGACCCGGGCTCCGCGGATCCCTGGGCGGCCCTGGGCGACATGGCCCGGGCGGAATGCCACTGGGACGAGGCCCTGCGCTGCTACCAGGAGGCCCTGGCCCGGCGCCCCGGCGCCGCCGACCTGCTGGTGCAGACCGGCTACGCGCACCTGCACCTGAACCTGCCCCAGGAGGCCGAGGGCCTCTTCCTGGCCGCCCTGGAGGCCGATCCCGGCGAATACAGCGCCTACCTGGGCCTTTCGGAATGCTACCGGAACCTCCAGCGCGCCGAGGACCAGCTGGCCATGGTGCGCCTGGCCATGGAACTGGCCCCCGAGGATCCGGACGTGTGGAACGCCCGGGGGGTGGCCCTGGAGGTGGCCGGCAAGGCCCGGGAGGCCACGGAGGCCTACGAGCACGCCCTGGGCCTCTTCCCCATGCACCGCAAGGCCGCCAACAACCTGGGCTTCCTCCTGGAGAAGCGCATGCAGGCCGGCGAGACCGACCTGCACGACCGGGCCATGGAGGCCTGGAAGCGCCGCCTCCTCATCTGCAGGGACGAGGGCCAGAGCTTGAAGATGGCAACGGAGCACCTGGTGAAGCTGGGGGTGGGCGAAGACACGATCCGTCGATGGCTTGAGCGTGACCCGGCCCCCGGTTCCTGA
- a CDS encoding NAD(P)-dependent oxidoreductase, with product MTVRILSTSALVGPSLQRLGARFPELSIAPFRSIAWKMSLANAEALVGLPSEALSEADLDYAPKLKVIGTCSAGVGHLPVEACARRGIAIVDTAAVLTDATADLALTLLLALTRRLKEGEALVRSGTWKGWAMDQVLGTGVAGKVCAILGTGGVGKAFARRVWALGMKPVFWDRENRGTPVDFGAGIARRLPLADLLPRAAVLSVHCPLTAETRGLLTRPILQLLPPGAFLINTARGGILDEDAAIQMLHQGLLGGAGLDVYEDEPNINPAWLKAPRTVLLPHLGSATQDTREAMSRVLCDGIAATLGGKLG from the coding sequence GTGACCGTGCGGATCCTCTCCACCTCCGCGCTGGTGGGTCCTTCCCTCCAGCGGCTGGGGGCGCGGTTCCCGGAACTGTCCATCGCCCCGTTCCGGTCCATCGCCTGGAAGATGAGCCTGGCCAACGCCGAGGCCCTGGTGGGCCTGCCCTCGGAGGCCCTGTCGGAAGCCGACCTGGACTACGCCCCCAAGCTGAAGGTCATCGGCACCTGTTCGGCCGGGGTGGGCCACCTGCCGGTGGAGGCCTGCGCCCGGCGGGGCATCGCCATCGTGGACACCGCCGCCGTGCTCACGGACGCCACCGCGGACCTCGCCCTCACCCTGCTCCTGGCCCTCACCCGCCGCCTCAAGGAGGGCGAGGCCCTGGTGCGCTCGGGCACCTGGAAGGGCTGGGCCATGGACCAGGTGCTGGGCACCGGGGTGGCCGGCAAGGTGTGCGCCATCCTGGGCACCGGGGGGGTGGGCAAGGCCTTCGCCCGCAGGGTCTGGGCCCTCGGCATGAAGCCGGTCTTCTGGGACCGCGAGAACAGGGGCACTCCCGTGGATTTCGGCGCGGGGATCGCCCGGCGCCTGCCCCTGGCGGACCTGCTGCCCCGGGCCGCGGTCCTGAGCGTCCACTGCCCCCTCACGGCCGAGACCCGGGGGCTCCTCACCCGCCCCATCCTCCAGTTGCTGCCCCCGGGCGCCTTCCTCATCAACACCGCCCGCGGGGGCATCCTGGACGAGGATGCGGCCATCCAGATGCTCCACCAGGGCCTCCTGGGCGGGGCGGGCCTGGATGTGTACGAGGACGAGCCCAATATCAACCCCGCATGGCTGAAGGCCCCCCGGACCGTGCTTTTACCACACCTGGGAAGTGCCACCCAGGACACCCGGGAGGCCATGTCACGGGTTCTTTGCGATGGCATCGCCGCGACCCTGGGGGGTAAGCTTGGGTGA
- the ruvA gene encoding Holliday junction branch migration protein RuvA → MIGRLRGILIQKSLNTAMVECGGVGYLCSISLGTFGLLPEEGQEAILHVETLLRENDLSLLGFATREEKQLYRLLVKVDGVGPKLALAALGALPLADLVQSIRGRDVKALTRIPGVGKKTAEKLCFELSEKLGGMGGLDGLAGGGAPRDAWESDLVSALTNLGFREDAVLPIVKDLAAERPPLPEALRLALKGLQR, encoded by the coding sequence ATGATCGGACGACTGCGGGGAATCCTCATCCAGAAGAGCCTGAACACCGCCATGGTCGAGTGCGGGGGCGTGGGCTACCTCTGCTCCATTTCCCTGGGGACCTTCGGCCTCCTGCCGGAAGAGGGACAGGAGGCCATCCTCCACGTGGAGACCCTGCTCCGGGAGAACGACCTGAGCCTCCTGGGCTTCGCGACCCGGGAGGAGAAGCAGCTGTACCGCCTGCTGGTGAAGGTGGACGGCGTGGGTCCCAAGCTCGCCCTCGCGGCCCTGGGCGCCCTGCCCCTGGCGGACCTGGTCCAGTCCATCCGGGGGCGGGACGTCAAGGCCCTCACCCGCATCCCGGGCGTGGGAAAGAAGACCGCCGAGAAGCTCTGCTTCGAGCTCTCCGAGAAACTGGGCGGCATGGGCGGCCTGGACGGGCTGGCCGGGGGCGGAGCCCCCCGGGACGCCTGGGAATCCGACCTGGTCTCGGCCCTCACCAACCTGGGGTTCCGGGAGGACGCGGTCCTTCCCATCGTCAAGGACCTCGCCGCCGAAAGGCCCCCCCTGCCCGAGGCCCTGCGCCTGGCCCTGAAGGGGCTCCAGCGGTGA